From Calothrix sp. PCC 6303, a single genomic window includes:
- a CDS encoding DALR anticodon-binding domain-containing protein gives MLLVSKYTAIKRLIHGYLVATLSIYTKDQNLSFSEIEEIPLYKTRENCKVLYISGVALKLSKVFKCDISIICSQIVSHFSVNYSENYQVGVVSPGWIHIRVSDAIASTCLQSIIDTGSEQKNSIISIPNLSEKLFIAQYAHARCCSLLQLAVREGFKQPQQIPWLDDNRMCLTHPACQNLIGELIQVVDQLVCCSNLDLRYYEKSCVALSKAFDSFWSQCSIWGERQQPKSAQLIQAKLGLVMATQLILKYLLEEKLTIYAPQEL, from the coding sequence ATGCTACTAGTGAGCAAATATACGGCGATTAAACGGTTAATACATGGTTATTTAGTAGCTACTTTGAGTATTTATACTAAAGATCAAAATTTGAGTTTTAGTGAAATAGAAGAGATTCCTTTGTACAAAACCAGAGAAAATTGTAAAGTTTTGTATATTTCCGGAGTTGCTCTGAAACTCTCAAAGGTCTTCAAGTGTGACATTTCCATTATTTGTAGTCAAATCGTTTCTCATTTTTCTGTAAACTACAGTGAAAACTATCAAGTGGGTGTTGTATCTCCAGGTTGGATCCATATCCGAGTGTCTGATGCGATCGCGTCCACCTGTTTACAAAGTATTATCGATACCGGGAGTGAACAAAAGAACTCCATCATCTCAATTCCTAATTTATCTGAGAAGTTATTTATTGCCCAATATGCCCATGCGCGTTGTTGCTCATTGTTACAGTTAGCTGTGCGTGAGGGATTTAAACAACCGCAGCAGATACCCTGGTTAGATGATAATCGAATGTGTTTGACACATCCAGCTTGCCAAAACCTGATTGGTGAATTAATCCAAGTTGTCGATCAATTAGTCTGTTGTAGTAATCTGGATTTGAGATATTACGAAAAATCTTGTGTTGCTTTATCTAAAGCTTTTGACAGTTTTTGGAGTCAATGTTCAATTTGGGGTGAGAGACAACAACCAAAATCAGCACAGTTAATTCAAGCCAAACTAGGATTAGTAATGGCAACCCAATTGATATTGAAATATCTGCTGGAAGAAAAACTAACTATTTATGCTCCCCAAGAGCTATAA
- a CDS encoding tetratricopeptide repeat protein, with amino-acid sequence MSVNETIHPENSTWNKQVYLRLKTALSLGLRRQIFVAVCDDLNFRNKIAARLHSTLAYPVGQVLNQPASWREASTQAYPKLVTLRLNLNDPNPIAQMNQWLMNYPPPIVGETQDTPGRTLPLPAFQLVGIEQLTRQPVATQRLFLNYLRLIEQYASTLESNRFLESSLLLWVPRPWLSAIQQSAPQFWRYRTGMFVFAGEPTPIAPEKTIPEDLSRQQDLDLENFEKSILDHALANLANDDFEFPKEKEVTRHQPKKPEPAHLKSELLAVELAHEEKSSGVVTLEAIPAPTSHIVKELIELVVATTNTTTANDHETNSPHKILAEIEALHVRQAPDEEIALGYQLLGNLYRQRIERGDSTLENLMVAIIAYQESVNHDETSPRVPDILNDLGTLYWMLYRTPSNSEEGQSYIQQGIEFYHLALNLISPETHTDIYVRIQNNLGTAYGDLAKFANPAENWEAAVSAYNEALKYRSIDEPLKYAAFQNNLGTAYWHLGQYSQPVVHLKQAIASYNQALIYYNPQQEALKYGMIQNNIGTAYWNLAQYEQPMEHLNAAIYAYSEALKYRTVNNLPVARSATQNNLATAYWHLANQPQIPKEERPKYLQLCIAAYKEALDLAHAFTGMALSFDIFATHNNLGLAQYQLVHDVHYDGDKNERRENIEAALDNHIQALNGMIRQPEAYQNTVTNIIKVIRAFHNEMGIQGQNLALSKIPGQLLPEILPKLS; translated from the coding sequence ATGAGCGTGAATGAAACTATACACCCCGAAAATTCTACTTGGAACAAACAAGTATATCTCCGTCTCAAAACCGCTTTGAGCCTCGGATTGCGGCGACAAATATTTGTGGCTGTATGCGATGATTTAAACTTCAGAAATAAGATTGCGGCTCGTTTACATTCAACCTTAGCTTATCCGGTTGGACAGGTATTAAATCAACCCGCGAGTTGGCGTGAAGCAAGTACACAAGCTTATCCCAAGTTGGTGACGCTCCGCCTAAATCTCAATGATCCTAACCCGATTGCCCAGATGAATCAGTGGTTAATGAATTATCCACCGCCAATTGTGGGGGAAACTCAGGATACACCGGGTAGGACTTTACCCCTTCCGGCATTTCAATTGGTGGGAATTGAGCAGTTAACTCGTCAACCTGTAGCTACACAAAGATTATTTTTAAATTACTTGCGGTTGATTGAGCAATATGCATCAACCCTAGAATCGAATCGATTTTTAGAATCAAGTTTATTATTATGGGTTCCACGCCCTTGGTTGTCAGCAATTCAGCAATCAGCACCCCAATTTTGGCGTTATCGTACAGGCATGTTTGTTTTTGCTGGGGAACCAACTCCCATCGCTCCAGAAAAGACTATTCCAGAAGATTTATCTCGTCAACAAGATTTAGATTTAGAAAACTTTGAGAAATCAATTCTAGATCATGCGCTTGCCAATCTTGCCAATGATGATTTTGAATTTCCAAAAGAGAAAGAAGTCACGCGACACCAACCCAAAAAACCAGAACCTGCTCATTTAAAGTCTGAATTACTGGCGGTAGAATTAGCCCACGAAGAAAAATCTTCTGGGGTTGTCACCCTTGAAGCAATACCAGCACCAACATCACATATTGTTAAAGAGTTAATCGAATTAGTGGTGGCAACAACTAATACAACTACTGCCAATGATCATGAGACTAATTCTCCACACAAGATTTTAGCGGAAATCGAAGCGCTACATGTACGTCAAGCACCGGATGAAGAAATAGCATTAGGTTATCAACTACTTGGTAATCTATACCGACAGAGAATTGAGCGGGGAGATTCGACTTTAGAAAACCTGATGGTGGCAATTATTGCCTATCAAGAGTCAGTAAATCATGATGAAACATCTCCTCGTGTTCCAGACATTTTAAATGATTTGGGTACGCTGTATTGGATGTTATATCGAACACCGTCAAATTCTGAGGAAGGACAGTCATATATTCAGCAAGGAATTGAGTTTTATCATTTGGCATTAAACCTAATTTCTCCGGAAACACACACAGATATTTATGTGCGAATCCAAAATAATTTGGGAACAGCTTATGGTGATTTAGCAAAATTCGCTAACCCTGCGGAGAATTGGGAAGCTGCTGTTTCTGCTTATAATGAGGCATTAAAGTATCGTTCCATTGATGAACCGCTGAAATACGCAGCATTCCAGAATAATCTAGGGACAGCGTACTGGCATTTAGGTCAATATAGTCAACCAGTGGTTCATTTGAAACAAGCGATCGCATCTTACAACCAAGCGTTGATATACTACAACCCGCAGCAGGAAGCCCTCAAATATGGAATGATTCAAAATAATATTGGTACTGCTTACTGGAATTTGGCACAGTATGAACAGCCAATGGAACATCTCAATGCTGCTATTTATGCCTACAGCGAAGCCCTAAAGTACCGCACAGTAAATAATTTACCCGTAGCTCGTTCTGCAACCCAAAACAACCTAGCAACGGCTTATTGGCACTTAGCAAACCAACCCCAAATTCCCAAAGAAGAACGTCCTAAATATCTCCAACTTTGCATTGCTGCTTATAAAGAAGCCCTTGATTTAGCCCACGCTTTCACAGGAATGGCTTTGAGTTTTGATATTTTTGCCACCCACAACAACCTGGGATTAGCTCAGTATCAACTTGTTCACGATGTCCATTATGATGGTGATAAAAATGAGCGCCGCGAAAACATCGAAGCGGCTTTAGATAACCACATTCAAGCTTTGAATGGAATGATTCGACAACCCGAAGCCTATCAAAATACAGTGACAAATATTATTAAAGTCATCCGTGCTTTCCATAATGAAATGGGAATTCAAGGACAAAATCTCGCTCTCTCAAAGATTCCAGGACAATTACTGCCAGAAATCCTTCCAAAACTTTCATGA
- the psb34 gene encoding photosystem II assembly protein Psb34 has translation MPYINEENGLLNNFAREPKVYHSEARTVEQKRNLMFMSVGTSVLVGALIAIAYAVSSIG, from the coding sequence ATGCCTTATATCAATGAAGAAAACGGTTTATTAAACAACTTTGCCCGCGAACCAAAGGTTTATCACTCAGAAGCTCGCACTGTAGAACAAAAGCGTAACTTGATGTTCATGAGTGTTGGTACTTCTGTCTTAGTGGGTGCTTTAATTGCTATTGCCTATGCTGTATCGAGCATTGGTTAA
- the purT gene encoding formate-dependent phosphoribosylglycinamide formyltransferase — translation MNLPKKLMLLGAGELGKEFVIAAQRYGNYVIAVDRYENAPAMQVADAFEVISMLSADDLETVVNKHQPDYIIPEIEAIRTEKLAEFEQRGITVIPTAAATNYTMNRDRIRELAHTQLGVRTAKYGYAATLEELVTASEQIGFPNVVKPVMSSSGKGQSVVANQREIEAAWNYAIANSRGDSQRVIVEEFINFEIEITLLTIKQWNAPTIYCSPIGHRQERGDYQESWQPAAISDEKILASQEIAKKVTDALGGAGIFGVEFFITKDEVIFSELSPRPHDTGMVTLISQNLNEFELHLRAVLGLPIPKIELFAPSASAVILASSKSDSVSFSGIAEALAETDVDIRLFGKPSSHPYRRMGVALAKAQNVTIAREKAITAANKVSIINS, via the coding sequence ATGAATTTACCGAAAAAGCTAATGTTACTGGGTGCAGGCGAACTCGGTAAAGAATTTGTGATTGCGGCACAACGCTATGGTAACTATGTAATTGCAGTTGATCGCTATGAAAACGCTCCAGCAATGCAGGTAGCTGACGCTTTTGAAGTAATTTCGATGCTGAGTGCAGATGACTTAGAAACTGTAGTAAATAAGCATCAGCCTGATTATATTATCCCAGAGATCGAGGCAATTAGAACCGAAAAACTGGCAGAATTTGAGCAAAGGGGAATAACTGTGATTCCCACTGCTGCCGCCACCAACTATACAATGAACCGCGATCGCATTCGAGAACTAGCCCATACACAGCTAGGAGTCAGAACTGCTAAATATGGCTACGCAGCTACCTTGGAGGAATTAGTCACAGCTAGCGAGCAAATTGGCTTCCCTAACGTGGTAAAACCCGTGATGTCATCTTCTGGAAAAGGACAGTCGGTGGTAGCCAATCAACGAGAAATAGAGGCTGCTTGGAATTATGCGATCGCTAATTCTAGAGGTGACAGTCAAAGGGTAATTGTCGAGGAGTTTATCAATTTTGAAATTGAGATTACCCTTCTCACCATTAAACAATGGAACGCTCCCACAATCTACTGTAGCCCAATTGGTCATCGTCAAGAACGCGGAGACTACCAAGAATCTTGGCAGCCCGCAGCTATCAGCGATGAAAAAATCCTTGCATCCCAAGAAATCGCCAAAAAAGTCACCGATGCTTTAGGCGGTGCAGGTATATTTGGCGTAGAATTCTTTATTACCAAAGATGAAGTCATATTTTCCGAACTTTCACCCCGTCCCCACGACACAGGAATGGTGACACTCATTTCCCAAAACCTGAACGAATTTGAATTGCATCTGCGGGCAGTTTTAGGATTACCAATTCCCAAAATTGAACTATTTGCACCATCTGCCAGTGCGGTAATCTTAGCCTCATCAAAATCCGACTCAGTTAGCTTTAGTGGTATTGCCGAAGCGCTAGCAGAAACCGACGTTGATATTCGTTTATTTGGCAAACCTAGTTCCCATCCTTACCGACGTATGGGTGTCGCCCTAGCTAAAGCTCAAAATGTCACCATCGCTAGAGAAAAAGCCATAACAGCGGCTAATAAAGTCTCCATTATTAACTCCTGA
- a CDS encoding nucleoside hydrolase: MNKKPKIILDTDPGGDDIFALLWLQSLVRQNLAEIVAITTAQGNVEAEVTFACASQVMGLLGLESSIPLGKGVICQQLEIGDAAYIHGNDGMGGLSGTLPKSQHNFEIAPAADEVIIEQLSASPGQITIIAIAPLTNLAAAEEKCPGILKLAKEIIIMGGAFQVPGNVTANAEFNIGFNPEAAEIVFQSRTDIVVLPLDITNKLIFTPEMAVELTKEQQNHSISKFVMALTEFMTKTSLVYRQTEGKNGFLIHDAATIAYLFYPETLLLQRGNVEIELNGKLTKGQTFLDHRHFPKSQSNSWVALEVDNYNLLACFIEDLKHL, from the coding sequence ATGAACAAAAAACCCAAAATTATCCTTGATACAGATCCAGGTGGGGATGATATTTTTGCTTTACTATGGCTACAAAGCCTAGTTAGGCAAAACTTAGCGGAAATAGTCGCAATCACTACAGCCCAAGGTAATGTGGAAGCAGAAGTAACCTTTGCTTGTGCGAGTCAAGTTATGGGATTACTGGGTTTAGAATCATCGATTCCCTTGGGAAAAGGGGTAATTTGTCAACAATTAGAAATAGGTGATGCTGCCTATATCCACGGAAACGATGGTATGGGAGGTTTATCGGGAACCTTACCGAAATCACAGCACAATTTTGAGATTGCACCGGCAGCAGATGAGGTGATTATTGAGCAACTTTCCGCTTCCCCTGGGCAGATTACCATAATAGCGATCGCGCCTTTGACAAACTTGGCTGCTGCTGAGGAAAAATGCCCTGGTATCCTCAAATTAGCTAAAGAAATCATCATCATGGGGGGTGCATTTCAAGTCCCCGGAAATGTGACAGCGAATGCTGAATTTAATATTGGCTTTAATCCCGAAGCTGCGGAAATTGTTTTCCAAAGTCGTACCGATATAGTTGTTTTGCCATTGGACATCACCAATAAGTTAATTTTTACTCCAGAAATGGCTGTAGAACTAACTAAAGAACAACAAAATCATTCAATATCTAAATTTGTGATGGCTTTGACAGAATTCATGACAAAAACATCACTTGTTTATCGTCAAACTGAAGGCAAAAATGGATTCTTAATTCATGATGCTGCAACAATTGCCTATCTTTTTTACCCTGAAACTTTATTGTTACAAAGAGGAAATGTAGAAATTGAGCTAAATGGAAAATTAACCAAAGGTCAAACTTTTTTGGATCACCGACATTTTCCGAAATCTCAATCAAACTCTTGGGTAGCTTTGGAGGTTGATAATTATAACTTATTGGCTTGTTTTATCGAAGATTTAAAGCATTTGTGA
- a CDS encoding pentapeptide repeat-containing protein → MYNNSTQILHQTAINFLEQNQLKRLEILKKYGIARYTFLTKMSCNQTNIVCVMRYLQNPQFVKFPNLVDADLSNLVLDEANFIRGNLTGANLENTSLVNADLIFANLTNANLQNTNLSGATLNETIWQGALVKGCNFTNTSGLSDVQRKDLQNSGGIFDNLADDI, encoded by the coding sequence ATGTATAATAATTCGACTCAAATCTTACATCAAACAGCAATTAATTTTCTGGAACAAAACCAATTAAAACGATTAGAAATATTAAAAAAATACGGCATAGCTCGCTATACTTTTCTGACAAAAATGTCATGTAATCAAACAAATATAGTTTGTGTGATGCGATATTTACAAAATCCCCAATTTGTCAAATTTCCCAATTTAGTGGATGCTGATTTATCTAACTTAGTTTTAGATGAAGCTAATTTTATTCGTGGTAACTTAACAGGAGCTAACTTAGAGAATACCAGCTTGGTGAATGCCGATTTGATTTTTGCTAATTTGACTAACGCAAATTTACAAAATACTAATTTATCTGGAGCCACATTAAATGAAACAATTTGGCAAGGCGCTTTAGTTAAGGGATGCAATTTCACCAACACCAGTGGTTTAAGCGATGTCCAACGTAAAGATTTACAAAACAGTGGCGGAATCTTTGACAATTTGGCAGATGATATCTAG
- a CDS encoding ATP-binding protein, translating to MLISASSEFVALCREQMALLAQGLGASLSIVYLTQELMETQADEAKLIPVLVYPETPESSQGKLKSSDFPQLGTITADISVKGLRFAAQNKLALPHLHQRLLTSGEDLVLVPETSSPMSQEEYLSIGKQIVLPLLNEDRVVGVLVTARDDRAWNEQEQREIERIAQTLAIACILDRQRTWLQQQLHQQQIFQEKQLDLLDNLLHQFRNPLTALRTFGKLLLKRLRAGEANREVATSIVRESDRLQELLQKFDEAIDLTGEDLIPLLRSQTEVVVEASVQPLKPKLLLPGSDEIETDCDLMEVLQPLLDSAYAIAQERNLELITEFPLKLPLVRINHKSLREVISNILDNSLKYTPNGGKVLVQTGLEKPGFQGIAISDNGPGIPQQDIKHLGERHYRGVQAATQIPGTGLGLAIAKQLLEQMQGNLEVFSPAFNSTIKSSKTVGTTFIIWVREIIS from the coding sequence ATGTTAATATCTGCCAGTTCGGAGTTTGTCGCTCTGTGTCGAGAGCAAATGGCGCTACTAGCTCAAGGGCTAGGGGCTTCTTTGAGCATTGTTTATTTGACACAGGAACTGATGGAGACACAGGCAGATGAGGCAAAGCTAATTCCTGTGCTAGTTTATCCAGAAACACCAGAATCGAGTCAAGGAAAACTGAAATCTTCTGACTTTCCTCAGCTTGGAACGATAACGGCTGATATTAGTGTCAAAGGCTTAAGATTTGCAGCCCAAAATAAACTTGCGCTACCACACTTACATCAACGTTTGTTGACTTCGGGTGAAGATTTAGTCCTAGTGCCAGAAACAAGTTCTCCAATGTCACAGGAAGAATATTTATCGATAGGAAAGCAAATTGTTCTGCCTCTGTTGAACGAAGATAGAGTTGTGGGTGTGTTGGTGACAGCAAGGGATGATAGAGCTTGGAATGAGCAAGAGCAAAGGGAAATTGAGAGGATTGCTCAAACTTTAGCCATTGCTTGTATTTTGGATCGACAACGGACTTGGTTACAGCAGCAATTACACCAACAACAAATTTTCCAGGAAAAGCAGCTGGATTTGTTAGATAATTTGTTACACCAGTTTCGCAATCCTCTAACTGCTCTACGAACTTTTGGGAAATTGCTGTTGAAGCGGTTGCGTGCGGGTGAAGCAAACCGGGAAGTAGCAACGTCGATTGTCAGAGAAAGCGATCGCTTACAGGAATTGTTGCAGAAATTTGATGAGGCAATTGATTTAACGGGTGAGGATTTAATCCCCTTACTTCGCTCGCAAACAGAGGTTGTGGTGGAAGCATCGGTACAACCTCTAAAGCCAAAACTCTTGTTACCCGGTTCTGATGAAATAGAAACCGACTGTGATTTGATGGAAGTATTGCAGCCGCTACTTGATTCGGCGTATGCGATCGCGCAGGAACGAAACTTAGAATTAATTACAGAATTTCCCCTCAAATTACCCCTAGTGCGGATAAACCACAAGTCATTACGGGAAGTTATCAGCAACATCCTCGATAACAGCTTAAAATATACTCCTAACGGGGGCAAAGTCTTAGTACAAACAGGATTAGAAAAACCAGGTTTTCAAGGTATCGCTATTAGTGATAATGGTCCAGGTATCCCCCAACAAGATATAAAGCATCTTGGAGAACGCCACTATCGCGGTGTACAGGCAGCAACTCAGATTCCTGGGACTGGATTAGGTTTAGCCATTGCCAAGCAGCTTCTAGAGCAAATGCAGGGCAATTTGGAAGTGTTTAGTCCTGCATTTAATTCCACAATCAAATCTAGCAAAACAGTAGGGACGACTTTTATTATTTGGGTAAGGGAAATAATCAGTTGA
- a CDS encoding cofactor assembly of complex C subunit B, whose translation MDTAILPSTLLLTLLMLVGLLFFIRASTKDRIETAQLVSQQDEATFMSGLKEYFQHRGYRVAAVDSQRNEVTFEGFVRPSVFLAVFLTLLAATGLLCLTLVVLQLFPNLSIALAAIVLLSPLSGIFYWKKAGRLEKVSLLVKPTKEENSNPLSRITVVAHRDELAQLQSSLSLKLDQN comes from the coding sequence ATGGATACTGCTATTCTGCCATCCACGTTGCTGCTGACACTATTGATGTTGGTAGGGTTACTATTCTTTATCCGCGCCTCTACTAAAGACCGTATAGAAACAGCACAACTGGTATCACAGCAAGATGAAGCCACTTTCATGTCTGGGTTAAAGGAATATTTTCAACACCGGGGTTATCGAGTGGCAGCGGTAGACTCCCAGCGAAACGAAGTAACCTTTGAAGGGTTTGTTCGACCTAGCGTTTTTCTAGCTGTGTTCCTAACACTGTTAGCTGCTACGGGCTTACTTTGCCTCACATTGGTAGTCTTACAACTTTTTCCCAATTTAAGTATTGCCCTTGCTGCAATTGTGCTTCTATCCCCATTAAGTGGTATTTTCTACTGGAAAAAAGCTGGAAGGCTTGAGAAGGTATCGCTCTTAGTAAAACCAACCAAAGAGGAGAATAGCAACCCCCTAAGCCGAATAACTGTTGTTGCTCATCGAGACGAGTTAGCTCAATTGCAAAGTTCATTAAGCTTGAAGCTTGACCAAAATTAA
- a CDS encoding PadR family transcriptional regulator: MKLEDIHKFFDNPPPTYLCQELAVCYILSVLLQGESYGTELIQKLENEYPTYRLSDTVLYSAINFLEDEKAITGYWRKLEGRGRPRRMYQVTPEWQDRSQELAILWQGYIKRRINYDKDI; encoded by the coding sequence ATGAAACTTGAGGATATACATAAATTCTTTGACAATCCTCCGCCAACTTATCTCTGTCAAGAGTTAGCAGTCTGCTATATCTTGTCTGTTTTACTACAAGGAGAATCTTACGGTACTGAGTTAATTCAAAAGCTAGAAAACGAATATCCAACCTATCGGCTCTCGGATACAGTGCTTTACAGTGCTATTAACTTTCTTGAAGACGAGAAAGCCATCACTGGTTATTGGAGAAAACTCGAAGGGCGAGGTCGTCCTCGGCGAATGTACCAAGTCACTCCTGAATGGCAAGATCGTTCTCAAGAGCTAGCTATTTTGTGGCAGGGATATATCAAGCGGAGAATAAATTATGACAAGGATATATGA
- a CDS encoding Uma2 family endonuclease, translated as MTQSLPEIQLYTIDEFIEWYPENSINHYELHKGIIFEMPSPSGKHEAVIGFLTVFFATLLSQIGSQYRMPNRAFIKTPENDSLYNPDILIQDYSNVKNEPLWGNRPILCQAESMPLVIEVVSTNWQDDYYHKFADYEKAGIPEYWILDFEAFGGRKFIGNPKQPTIFVCELIEGEYQMTPYRGNSPIKSLLFPNLNLTAQQIFDSALS; from the coding sequence CGATGAATTCATTGAATGGTATCCTGAAAATTCCATTAACCATTATGAACTACACAAAGGAATAATCTTTGAAATGCCTTCACCAAGCGGAAAGCATGAAGCCGTGATTGGATTTTTAACTGTATTTTTTGCTACTCTCTTATCACAAATAGGTTCTCAATATCGAATGCCAAATAGAGCCTTTATTAAAACTCCAGAAAATGATTCATTATACAATCCTGATATCTTAATTCAAGATTACAGCAATGTTAAAAATGAACCGCTATGGGGTAATAGACCAATTTTATGTCAAGCTGAATCAATGCCCTTAGTGATTGAAGTTGTTAGCACTAATTGGCAAGATGATTATTATCATAAGTTTGCCGACTATGAGAAAGCTGGCATTCCTGAATATTGGATCTTGGATTTTGAAGCTTTTGGTGGGCGAAAATTCATCGGCAACCCCAAACAACCAACTATTTTTGTGTGCGAATTAATTGAAGGTGAATATCAGATGACTCCCTATCGGGGAAATAGCCCGATTAAATCACTGTTGTTTCCCAATTTGAATTTGACTGCCCAACAGATTTTTGACTCAGCGTTGTCATAA
- a CDS encoding GTPase family protein, with translation MGQKSDDSQPDKDLVSEGKKNSIISFWNSTTANATKFLPVEQLAHKIVAWFSVSDGKIAEILEKVRSELPTTEALLIGKPQAGKSSIVRGITGTSAEIIGQGYRPHTQHTERYTYPANDLPLLVFTDTVGLGDVNQDTNSIIQELITDLEQETRRARVLIVTVKINDFATDTLRKITQELRQKYPEIPCLLAVTCCHEVYPGSIENHPSYPPDFAEVNRAFDVIKETFAGLYDQSVLIDFTLEEDGYDPVFYGLEALRDRLADLLPTAEAKAINQLLDDTTTQEIGNLYRDVGRRYILAFSIMAASTAALPLPLATMPVLTALQVSMVGVLGKLYGQTLTRSQAGGIVSTIAGGFLARAIARELVKFIPGFGSVIASYWAAAYTWSLGETACVYFGDLMGGKKPDSEKIQAVMQEAFKDAQERFIGI, from the coding sequence ATGGGACAAAAATCGGACGATTCTCAGCCAGATAAAGACTTGGTGAGTGAAGGCAAAAAAAATTCCATTATTAGTTTCTGGAACAGTACCACGGCAAATGCCACCAAATTCTTACCTGTAGAACAATTGGCACATAAAATTGTCGCCTGGTTTAGTGTCAGCGATGGAAAAATTGCTGAGATTTTAGAGAAAGTCCGTAGCGAATTACCAACCACCGAAGCCTTATTAATTGGTAAGCCCCAAGCTGGAAAAAGCTCGATTGTGAGGGGAATTACGGGTACATCCGCTGAAATTATTGGTCAAGGTTATCGTCCCCACACTCAACATACTGAGCGCTATACATACCCAGCTAATGATTTACCTTTGTTGGTATTTACAGATACTGTGGGCTTGGGAGATGTTAATCAAGACACAAATTCCATTATTCAAGAATTAATCACAGATTTAGAACAGGAAACCCGACGGGCAAGGGTGTTAATTGTGACGGTGAAAATTAACGATTTTGCCACTGATACTTTACGAAAAATTACTCAGGAATTACGGCAAAAATACCCAGAAATTCCCTGTTTACTAGCTGTAACTTGCTGCCACGAGGTTTACCCTGGAAGTATCGAAAATCATCCCAGTTACCCACCAGATTTTGCAGAGGTAAATCGCGCTTTTGACGTAATTAAAGAGACTTTTGCCGGACTTTATGATCAATCTGTCCTGATTGATTTTACCTTGGAAGAAGATGGCTATGATCCTGTATTTTATGGCTTAGAAGCATTACGCGATCGCTTGGCTGATCTATTGCCTACTGCTGAAGCTAAAGCGATCAATCAACTGTTAGATGACACTACTACACAAGAAATTGGAAATCTTTACCGAGATGTCGGACGACGCTATATTTTAGCGTTCTCAATTATGGCAGCCAGTACCGCTGCTTTACCCCTACCTCTGGCTACAATGCCAGTTCTGACAGCTTTACAGGTTTCGATGGTGGGAGTCCTAGGTAAATTATATGGTCAAACATTAACGCGATCGCAAGCGGGGGGAATTGTTAGTACCATCGCTGGGGGTTTCCTAGCAAGAGCGATCGCCAGGGAACTAGTAAAATTTATACCTGGTTTTGGTAGTGTGATAGCTTCCTACTGGGCAGCAGCCTATACTTGGTCACTAGGTGAAACTGCCTGTGTTTATTTCGGCGATTTAATGGGGGGTAAAAAACCTGATTCCGAGAAAATCCAAGCTGTGATGCAAGAAGCTTTTAAGGATGCACAGGAACGGTTTATAGGAATTTGA
- a CDS encoding DUF3155 domain-containing protein has translation MARRRKRKSRRRQEGRRILEHVPQYSIESGEEKPVTAARKFIQSEGILPPALLLVKRNEHTTDRYFWAEKGLFGAQYVEENHFLFPSLRTLEPPSGQELLALAGR, from the coding sequence TTGGCAAGGAGACGCAAGCGGAAGAGTCGCCGTCGTCAGGAAGGGCGACGCATCCTGGAACATGTACCTCAGTACAGCATCGAAAGTGGTGAAGAGAAGCCAGTAACAGCAGCAAGAAAATTTATTCAATCCGAAGGAATTTTGCCACCTGCCTTGTTACTTGTCAAACGCAACGAACATACCACTGACCGCTACTTCTGGGCAGAGAAAGGACTTTTCGGTGCTCAGTATGTGGAGGAGAACCATTTCCTCTTTCCCAGTTTAAGAACCTTGGAGCCTCCTTCAGGGCAAGAATTATTGGCTTTAGCAGGTCGATAA